The genomic DNA TTTATTTCTGTGTCTAGTGTTAAAAAGTGAATATTATTAAACTGTAGCAGTCCAGACATCACTGTTATGCTTTGTTTCCGTTTAATATTGGTTTTCATCTTAACAGAAAGCGCCAAGAATAAATCATGAATCtagttaattaaaataactttttaattAGACATTTTAGATAAACAAGCATATATAGATAATATAATCAATGTGATGAACTGGCCTACTACCAAACAAATAAAGGAAGTTCCTTGCTGTGGGTTAATTTGTATCTGTCTTCTCTTTCCTGATGATGCatattctatatttttttattttggcagGTTTTCGCTTAGGACACACTttcatttgaatctgtaatcACCTGTAATCTGcatatttacatgttttttaatgtatcaaTATTAACCACGATTCATAGATCCAATACAGCAGATGGAAAATCCTCATCAGCAGCATTTTTGTGAGTGTTTTGTTAACAGGGGAAGTCTTTAAGCAACAGGAGGTGTATGCAGTCACACAGGTGCCAGCACATACCCAGAGGGTTACATCAGCCCTCAATGTACAATTAACATTTCTTGTTAAAGGGGAAGGTCCAAACCTTTATTTCTGATTACATTAATTGCTGGCGTATTTGGAAAACCAgtacaaacatacataaataatgtgCTTTTCAGGTAAAGCAAATGAAAGCCATGGCTCTTCATGTtggaaatgaaaatgtgaactttTCAAAGGCCTTTTAAGGCCTAAAAATGATTAATGACACTGCTCTGACACTCCCTTTTCATTGGTCTAAACAAATTTTGTGAACTATATAGGTTTCCTCAATCcatcattattaataaaatgacATCCTTTGGGATGGGCAAAATCAGTCTTCTACACCTGCTGTGTGCAAAGTGGTATCCAGTCAATACCAgatactgtgtatgtgtgtcaggaCAAATCTGTTAATCTTTCCTAGAGGAAACGAATTCTACTGGACTTTCTTCAGCATCACATTGGGAGATGAGGCTTTGGGAAATCTATATTGCGAATCTCCTGTGTGATGCTGTAGAAATGGGCTCGGACGGATCTCTGTAGAAAGGATGATCTCctggaaaaataaatctttaattTCCTTTCATTCTGAAGTTTTTATATTGGCAGTtgctattttaaatacattggaACAAAACAGAGCTGTCATTAGCCAATACTAGGAGTGAGGGCTTGATGCTGATTAATCATCTGATGGTATGATGGACAAGTTTCTGGCTGCCACTGTGACGGCTTCTGTTACTAATTATCATGCCAAGAAAAAGACATAGCCAAGTGGTTTGAATCACTGATAGAGCAGATGGGTGTATCCCAGGTACTGTATTTGCCTAGCAAATGTATTGGTAATAAAATTgcaatttaaattttattttggtGCAGTATACTATGTATAGTAGTACAGTGCGCTTTCCCAATTATAATACTATATGAAAACCTATTACAAATACATGATTTAAATGTTGTAGGCTCCATGTTATACAGGCACTAAATTATTTGTAGACTACACATTTCAAGATGGTTTTCAATCAAATTTTACAATCAAaaagtataattgtattttttgaaATAGATAATAATATTTACCTTTTTGCACTTAAACACATGAATTACATTCTTGGATTTATATGTTGTCATGCAGAATTAAGTTACACAATATATCTACATTAtatgattttattcattttactcattttattatgtttaagATTATATAAACAGGATTATAAATAGGTTTAGTTAATACATTGGTTTATTGCTGGAGGTATATAACATTGCCTTTTCCTGTTTCACTTCAGATGGAATAGAAGACAGTATGAAAAACATCAATAACACAGAAGAGAACAGCAAAGACAGAGAATGGTGGGTCAAGTCctctgtgaaaaaatgctgatgACCTTTTAGTCTCGCATATTCTTCTATAGTTATTCTTCATCTGAGAAATGATATCTCCCTTTACTAAACTGAACACAAGCATGGTAATGGGGGTAGGGGAGGGAATGGAAGTGTCCCTCTGAAAATttgctgtattttaattaagtcACTTCAGAGACATTTCCCAAATGTTCCTCCACTGAGAAGTAAAGCCAGGCTTAGACTTTCTGCACAGACGGTTCACAGTCAGCCGTAAGAATCAGGTATGAGGTCTAGAAATGCCTGAATAACATGAATAATAAGGGAACAGAGGGAACACATTTTACTTCAAATAGGTCATGTGGACAGTAACGCCAGTCCTCTTTACTGACCATTCCAGGTTGTATGACATTGACTGGTGAGAAAATGATTTGCATATGGTGAAGGTTTCTGGCCATATCCTGTTGGCAGAACTGCATAGATATGGGGGAGGATccatcagtgtgttgtgtgggtTGTTGAATGCTGAGATAACATGCTCCGTGCAATAGGGAGACCTTATGCTTGTGAAATCCACACGCTTGCTTCCCCACAATTAACTCTGGTGTTACCATGATACACTACAGTAAACATTCTTAAGGGTATCACAGAATGTTTAGTGAACGTATCAACTGAATTTGTATAAGATGCGTTTGGTAGGGATGGTATCTCTAATTGTTATCAAACGCTAAGAACCGTAGGTGCATTTCATTTGATTCTGCAGGctgaacaatatatatttaaaaaacaccaaaactGCCTTTTTTGCCTTTCAGTAGAGTCTGTCTGTAATTAATAGAGGAGAATGGATCAAATGTAGTTACATTAGTAATTGCAGTGACGCTCAAATACAATATGACATCAATAACAACATTCTCTGAAACCATGAGATGCCACGATTCCAAAACAGGCCCTGAGGAATCTTAGACCTTAATGGAGAATCCAAGATGGCAGGAGGAAGTTCTCTGTTCCACAGGGGCAGCGGTGCGGAGAGCTGTGAGGAGGAGGCTCCCATTAGCAGGAGCTTTTCTGTGGAAGACCTGCTCGATGAGGTTGAGAAGATTGGCACAGTCTCTGCTGGGGACCAAAAGGTATACACAAACAATCTGACAGACTTCTATAGCCCCCATGGTCACTATGTGCAAAACTGTGTACAGCACTTCCATTAGGCATAAATGCCAGCAATGTTTTCTGAAGGGGATATTGGTGACAGATCTCTGAAAAAAAACCAACCAGACAGGATGTAtttttggatttatttttagagagagagattattgATATTGATGCATGTTGCTGCTGACTGtacatataattttaatttggaTAGAAAACATCAGCATCATGATTTGAGAAGTCTGAAGTGTAAGCTGTGTCCCTGTCCAGACTTGAATATTTTTTGAGAAGTTTCTGCTGGGTTATAGGATGTCAGGTGTTATTTGTTGTTAGGGTTAGATTTCAGAATGGctgaattaaaatgtgttataaaGTCCTCTTACAGAGTGTTCCAAAGTATATCACACTCTCTCCAACACACATTTAGTATGTCTGTATAGAAATGCTGACTGGGAAGTCATGTGACTCCCGACTTAGTACTACTGTAAAAGTTTAGTTTGTGGAAAATCAATAATGTCTCCTTGGCTAGGTGAACTTTAATGCCAATTTATACTCAGAAGCAATTGAAAACAGTTTTGTACCTTTGTACTCATATCATTTGgtgtaggaaaacaaaagctTCTAGGTCTATGTGCAAAGATAATTTACCAGTCAAAGCTGGATTTGTTAGTGTGTTGTCAGACTGTAGATATGTTTCAATTGAGATATTTATTAATCTACAATACTGCTTAAATTACTGCATGAATCTCATTCAACATCATTTATACACAATAGATCAAACAGATACTAAACCTCCTAAACTCATTCACTGAGAACATGAGTCAAAGGTGTGATTTGCTACATTTACATAAGTGTGCAATATGTTACAATTAATCAGACTCTCGTTAGCCCTACTTGTAACATTACTCAGCCTCATATAATCATAATGAGTGGAATATGAAAGTCCAGTGTTATCTGGACATGCAGGCCTCTGACCGTATCAGCAGAACACTAGACTGTGTTCTTCTTCTCCCTGTGGTGGCAGGCAGAGCTTGTGGTGAAGCTGTGGAAGGATGGTTTCACCGTGAATGATGAGGGGCTGAGGAACTACACTGACGAGGAAAACCAGCAGTTCCTGGAGTCAATCAAGAGAGGGCAAGTTACTGTGTTGTGTCCACTTTCACTATTGTGCTGGTATGGAGCTAATATGGACAGGCAGCATTGACCTGGAGGGGAGACTTTTAGGAcatatagttaggtccataaatatttggacagtggcacaattgtcaaaagtggctctgtacgccaccacaatgaatttgaaaggaaacaatcaagatgtgctttaagtgtagacttgcATCTTTAATTTGtgagtagttacatccaaattgggtgaacggtgtaggaattacacccatttttatatgtgtggAGGCaggcctttttaaaatgtaaaaaaaaattgttcacTGAAAATAGAGAAATGGATATAGTTTCTGAGAACACCTCCGCACAGATGATTTAACGGTAAggatattcattttatttatcccCAGGCAAAGGTTGAAAATATTGGTATTCAATGCAATGTGCAGATAATATGAAGTTAAACTAGTGTATAACATGAAGAACTTACTCATTTGAACCAATATCAGTTTATTCTTACTTTATTCTCCGATAATAATGGCAGACACTTGCTATGGTACATGTGCTGCAGGTAAGAGCCTTCCAGGTCATTTGTATTGTTCCCTTTCTTCTCTGTGACAAGAAAGGCCAGTAATAATTGATCCAGTTCAGCACAGCCGGGGACCAATGCATGAACGTCTAGTGTAGTACATTTTAACCAGGGCCTGCTCTAATGAAAAATCATGGTTTCCGAGATTTGTGATTGATTGAAACTGCTGAATAAGGACCAGGTTATCCAGTAATCTGTTTagagaaaatacatatattcaatGGGTGTCAGTAGGGAGGTGGAAGAGTGTACACAAgctgtattattaattattggaAGAAATGTATAGCAGGCATTATGAAGAAAGGATCTTCCATATTATGGGTCTGGTGCTTCAGGGAGATGTACTGCAGGAACATATTCTAATACGTACATCTTTTAAACCACTCACTTGGGGGTGCAAGCTTGAATTCATCAGTCATCCTCATATTAGACAGTACATTTTCTTTAGTTACCTTGGAAACAGTGTACACTACAGGGCCAATcgccataaataaataaatcatgcatAGTGATAATGGTAGACTGTGAACTGATGTAAATGAAGTCCTCGTGACGacatgtcattttattttattttatttgaccatttaattaaaagatatatagatgtatatcccTCCTCACTAATAGAAGGGAATATTCAGCTAATATTTCAAAACCCTAAGTACCACAAAACAATTACGTGATTGGATCCAGTCTACTCTACAGTTTAGATTTATTAAACTGGGTTGCAGTGACATGTGTGGCCCTCCCAGTTTCAGATGTAATTACATGAAGAATTTAATGTGACAGCAGTAATCGCTTATACTACCAGAAGCTGCCAGGCAGACTGGGCAGTGACATGTCAGGACAGTCATGTGTCAACTGCATCTAGAAGATCCTACAACTCCGGAAAGCTGTACAGCGATGGGAGTCCACAATGCTGCTCGAGACATCTGTCCTTGATGTTGCAGATGTTCCTTGGCTTGCTCCATGTATAATGTGCACACACCACATCGGTTCATGGTTCTTCAGCATCGACACAAAAACAATGATCCCGGTTAATGTCGTTTTGTCACCATTGGTAACCGGTCAGCTGTGATATGACCTGGACAAACATGGATGTCAGATCTACCAGTGGTAGGAGACTGGTAGCATTTTGCAACCTACTACATCTCAGAAGTCTAAACTTTGAGTCCTCTCAAAGcttgttatttatttgatttaagttCTGTACAGGTTAATCACCATGGGGGATATTCTCGGCttcgtgtgtgttgtgtctaTGTGACTTCTTACAGGTTTTGTTTCGTAGCAGGCCCTGAGAGGGAATCTTTGCGTACTCAGCTTTACtgtatatcatttatttatgactCCCCGAAAGAGTTgtgacttattttattattcttattgttTCGTGATGAAGGGAGCTGCCACTGGAGTTTGAAAGAGTATGTATGGCTGAGGAGCTGGAGGTGAAGGTAGAAGACTTGAAAGAAGAAATGTACAAGCCAAGGAGAAAGACATTTCACCCTTTCACTGGCAGAGGATACAGGCTGGGAAGGTTAGACTTTGTTATTTGCTGCTTTATTAACTGTTCAGCGCCTGTTGGATTATGCAAGAGCAGAGATTATTCTTCTGATTTCTAATTGGGATCCTcttgtttttttacacaacaaAGTATACAcaacttagatattaatgatgGAGTTATTGTATAGTTATTAAGATGCAGTGTTGcaaaataataagtttaaataGTATTCTTAATGCAAATGATTGACAGTTGAGATAAAACTAGTCGACCCTGCAACCCAGATCCCCACCCTGTGCTGGAAGAAGTTCCTTATAAGCATGTCCAGTTTCTTTATATATAGGCACACACAACAAAGTCCTTTCTTACCAGCTGGGGCCTCCATTACCAGTAGTGTAGACAGAAAATACTCTCCCAAACTCCCAATCTGCTCTTTCGGATGCACATTAGACCCaactgtaaaaagcaaaacagctggtg from Amia ocellicauda isolate fAmiCal2 chromosome 1, fAmiCal2.hap1, whole genome shotgun sequence includes the following:
- the ubxn2a gene encoding UBX domain-containing protein 2A, giving the protein MKNINNTEENSKDREWGSGAESCEEEAPISRSFSVEDLLDEVEKIGTVSAGDQKAELVVKLWKDGFTVNDEGLRNYTDEENQQFLESIKRGQLPLEFERVCMAEELEVKVEDLKEEMYKPRRKTFHPFTGRGYRLGSVAPKVITKSLQSQEDSEGLPIPSVELSDVQPVTSLQIWLADGRRLVQKFNLSHRISDVREFIERSHGTDLPFILTTSLPLRELTEDNCSLLEADLSNAVIVQRPVKAEAPFGQS